The proteins below come from a single Mytilus edulis chromosome 5, xbMytEdul2.2, whole genome shotgun sequence genomic window:
- the LOC139523104 gene encoding GTP-binding protein Rit2-like — translation MIDSSEFDELFQESVLQVKSCLQRSRLKSRSEPNSPAGSFKRKLKSEQLKDEENRRNSLPVPIFSKLSSSCDDILNEKRRPIRRFQSIKFIAGAIVASEDKRDSYASLDIPKDLDRRRLSSETSEDSAICCGCSSTCLPGYYRVCVIGADDVGKSTLINKFICSDVMTSDGDADDRFVTVVIDNEESTLEFVDFSEDEDQRYPVDAYIVVFSVYEKSSYDIAFRFLQCIRNEQFSDRPIILVANKVDLVRKRQITKEEARHLASKFNCKYIETSATLNIKVDKLILGILKQIKIKLQPEIKESCELSTKHVKKRGSIELLNRLFHLKHKVKVNSDDVFAI, via the exons ATGATTGACTCGTCTGAATTTGATGAGCTTTTTCAAGAATCGGTACTCCAAGTAAAATCCTGTTTGCAAAGATCGAGATTAAAATCAAGATCTGAACCTAATTCACCAGCTGGTTCGTTCAAAAGGAAGTTAAAATCGGAACAACTTAAAGACGAAGAAAACAGAAGGAACAGTCTACCGGTTCCTATATTCTCAAAGCTATCCAGTTCATGTGATGATATCTTAAACGAGAAAAGAAGACCTATACGACGATTTCAGTCCATAAAATTTATAGCGGGAGCAATTGTAGCGTCTGAAGACAAACGAGACAGCTATGCGAGCTTAGACATTCCCAAAGACCTTGATAGAAGGAGACTTTCAAGTGAAACTTCAGAAGACAGTGCTATTTGCTGTGGGTGTTCTTCAACTTGTTTACCTGGATATTATCGTGTGTGTGTCATTGGCGCTGACGATGTAGGAAAAAGTACCTTGATAAACAAATTCATTTGCTCAGATGTTATGACTTCAGATG GAGATGCCGACGACCGATTTGTGACTGTAGTAATAGACAACGAAGAATCAACTCTGGAATTTGTGGATTTTTCAGAAGACGAG gACCAAAGGTACCCGGTAGATGCCTATATTGTTGTGTTTTCTGTTTATGAAAAGTCCAGTTACGACATTGCTTTTAGGTTTCTACAATGTATTCGCAACGAGCAGTTTAGTGACAGACCAATTATCTTGGTAGCTAATAAAGTAGATCTTGtgagaaaaagacaaataacaaaagaag aGGCCAGACATTTAGCATCGAAgtttaattgtaaatatatagagaCATCAGCTACTTTGAATATAAAGGTTGACAAACTCATCCTGGGAATTTTGaagcaaataaaaattaaactacAACCGGAAATTAAGGAGAGTTGTGAATTATCGacaaaacatgtgaaaaaaagaGGATCTATTGAATTACTTAATAGATTATTCCATCTTAAACACAAGGTCAAGGTGAATAGTGATGACGTATTTGCGATCTGA